From the genome of Acropora palmata chromosome 4, jaAcrPala1.3, whole genome shotgun sequence, one region includes:
- the LOC141878896 gene encoding sequestosome-1-like, which translates to MTTHKGSAKLTVKVYVNPDTDQQEIRRLVYDDKTSFGINYPDLEARILQVFPHLRGREFKLSWKDPENEVITFSCDHELKDAVQNSSGDILRVFVKVC; encoded by the exons ATGACGACACACAAAGGCAGCGCGAAACTGACTGTGAAGGTCTACGTCAACCCCGATACTGATCAACAAGAAATCCGTCGATTAGTCTATGACGACAAAACCTCGTTTGGCATAAACTATCCCGATCTTGAAGCCAGAATATTGCAAGTTTTCCCGCATCTTCGAGGACGCGAGTTCAAATTGTCCTGGAAAG ACCCAGAAAATGAGGTAATCACTTTCTCCTGCGACCACGAGCTGAAAGACGCCGTACAAAACTCCAGCGGAGACATACTTCGCGTGTTTGTCAAAGTGTGCTAG
- the LOC141878892 gene encoding sequestosome-1-like, translating to MALSVKAYLNPDTNQQEIRRFAIDEGASASYAYLAKKIEQVFPIVRGKIFKLFWKDTDNEMITFSSDEELIEALGSISGYVFRVFVKVDGTLKQDETFSSGDDRSSSDQAGPAHTGVVCDGCNKSIFGIRFKCVVCPDFDLCLTCETKGLHNDHEMLRITTPRTPGHNWFHNLNPFAFQPPPNPPHPPNGASPHQFFPDFGRGFGPWGRGGFGHRGGKRSGRGKPRCNAGEAKCNRHSSQSSEAQPNEIPVGPPFLHAFGESIASFLSPLGVEVHTYASTEKDCCQGKCQNGFSTENPENAQAGPSGESTYRYPPANDAKSDKNPEKEMEVQSPEEFVLVDEELEEEPQESRATGSTADEADPSDPLEVAIAKMRAMGFDDDSGWLSQLIKAKGYDISKVLDAMHFEGKN from the exons ATGGCTCTGTCTGTGAAAGCCTACCTAAATCCCGATACCAATCAACAAGAAATCCGTCGATTTGCCATTGACGAAGGAGCCTCAGCGAGCTATGCATATCTAGCAAAGAAGATAGAGCAAGTTTTCCCGATTGTTAGAGGAAAGATCTTCAAATTGTTCTGGAAAG ACACAGATAATGAGATGATCACATTCTCTAGCGACGAAGAGCTGATCGAAGCCTTGGGAAGCATCAGCGGATATGTGTTTCGCGTGTTTGTCAAAGTGGACGGGACTTTGAAACAAGATGAAACATTCAGCAGTG GGGATGATCGTAGCAGCTCAGACCAAGCAGGTCCAGCCCACACTGGTGTTGTTTGTGATGGCTGCAACAAGTCCATCTTTGGGATCCGGTTCAAATGTGTTGTCTGCCCAGATTTCGATCTCTGCCTGACCTGTGAAACGAAAGGCCTCCACAATGATCATGAAATGCTTCGCATTACCACTCCACGGACCCCTGGACATAACTGGTTCCATAACTTGAACCCGTTTGCATTCCAGCCACCTCCCAACCCTCCTCACCCACCCAATGGTGCCTCACCTCACCAATTCTTCCCTGACTTTGGGCGTGGATTTGGTCCCTGGGGACGAGGGGGTTTTGGTCACAGAGGAGGGAAGAGATCTGGAAGAGGCAAACCTCGTTGCAATGCGGGTGAGGCCAAGTGCAACCGTCATTCTTCACAGTCATCAGAGGCTCAACCAAATGAGATTCCTGTAGGTCCACCTTTTCTACATGCTTTTGGAGAAAGCATTGCATCTTTCCTTTCTCCACTTGGTGTTGAAGTGCATACCTATGCAAGTACTGAAAAAG ATTGTTGTCAAGGGAAGTGTCAAAATGGCTTTAGCACAGAAAATCCTGAGAATGCACAAGCAGGTCCATCAGGAGAGAGCACATACCGGTACCCACCAGCAAATGATGCAAAGAGTGATAAAAACCCAGAGAAAGAAATG gAGGTCCAATCACCTGaagagtttgttttggttgatgAAGAACTAGAGGAAGAACCCCAAGAAAGCAGAGCGACTGGCTCCACTGCAGATGAAGCTGATCCATCAGATCCTTTGGAAGTGGCTATAGCAAAGATGCGTGCTATGGGCTTTGATGATGACAGTGGGTGGTTGAGTCAGCTCATCAAAGCAAAGGGATATGACATCAGCAAAGTTCTTGATGCCATGCACTTTGAAGGAAAGAACTGA
- the LOC141878889 gene encoding tetratricopeptide repeat protein 29-like, translating to MASLAATQLPPIKVGGQVTQQVIRHVPSPPAKGSSLGSPFQRSGRGAPRTEGSFKKSPPSDLKRSTSADKIDTSRYRNTYEHNLCLDMLKEGFHQSFRELFNLMEKQKEEIASLGPDSGLSDQPLLEDEPEKLDQLKYHLTTAEAAKRRGKMDQVYHSLLALARFFEETGDSWLSDHFFDACLKTSLKIRGDGRRKESEANCNMGLASEKRGDLLKAAEHLESFYNLTKGRLWQTDNGENLHSLSCGHLRRVYTTMSEKIKEEDRMKSIDYLLKAYGVAKESGDIQQEGLAGYRLGNAYEEIGDPETAILYHNGYLEKCQEGSDNVGMGWACQALARAYEVQGDVESAMKYLEMFVELADKSEQLPEQQKACTCLGAIYNSLGKYEDAIRMYRRGFEIAQDLAALETTETTRVEYGIALAHTLLTGYSQCMDQVSKNNTQRLLDFKSSRWDTFSEEERVEVGCEEVCQPNSDVGSAENEGSLQSEEVKETDGGEEKDGSANGGTDSGVTSEGENGTVGHGEIEPSQ from the exons ATGGCCTCATTAGCAGCCACACAACTGCCTCCCATCAAAGTAGGCGGCCAGGTTACTCAGCAGGTCATTAGACATGTTCCATCTCCTCCAGCCAAAGGATCATCATTGGGAAGTCCTTTTCAGCGCAGTGGCCGGGGAGCACCGCGAACAGAGGGTTCATTCAAAAAGAGCCCACCCTCAGATCTAAAAAGATCTACAAGTGCTGATAAAATAGACACTTCAAG GTATCGTAACACATATGAACATAATCTGTGCCTTGATATGCTGAAAGAAGGCTTCCATCAATCATTCCGGGAATTATTTAACCTGatggaaaaacagaaagaagaaatAGCAAGCCTTGGACCAGACTCAGGGCTGTCTGATCAGCCATTGTTGGAAGATGAACCAGAAAAACTGGACCAGCTTAAATATCATCTAACAACAGCTGAGGCAGCAAAGAGGAGGG GCAAGATGGACCAAGTGTATCACAGTTTATTGGCTTTGGCAAGGTTCTTTGAAGAGACCGGAGATTCCTGGCTATCTGATCATTTCTTTGATGCATGCTTAAAGACCAGTTTGAAGATCCGAGGAGACGGACGTCGCAAAGAATCGGAGGCAAACTGTAACATGGGACTGGCTTCTGAAAAAAGGG GTGATCTCTTGAAAGCTGCAGAGCATCTAGAATCATTTTACAACTTGACTAAGGGACGTCTGTGGCAGACGGATAATGGGGAAAATCTTCACTCACTGTCATGTGGACACCTCAGGAGGGTCTACACCACCATGTCTGAGAAG ATCAAAGAAGAAGACAGGATGAAATCAATAGACTATCTATTGAAAGCATATGGAGTGGCCAAGGAGA gTGGCGACATTCAGCAGGAAGGTTTGGCTGGTTATCGATTGGGAAATGCTTATGAGGAAATTGGTGATCCTGAGACAGCTATTTTG tatcatAATGGTTATTTGGAGAAATGTCAGGAAGGTTCAGACAATGTCGGAATGGGATGGGCTTGCCAAGCTCTGGCCAGAGCATATGAAGT ACAAGGAGATGTTGAAAGTGCCATGAAGTACCTTGAGATGTTTGTTGAGCTAGCTGACAAATCAGAACAGTTGCCAGAACAACAGAAGGCCTGCACATGCCTTGGAGCAATTTATAACTCTCTT GGAAAATATGAAGATGCAATACGTATGTATAGGAGAGGCTTTGAAATAGCACAAGACCTTGCAGCACTAGAAACTACTGAGACCACCCGTGTGGAGTATGGAATTGCTCTGGCTCACACACTGCTGACTGGTTACTCACAGTGTATGGATCAAGTCAGTAAGAATAACACACAAAGATTGCTTGACTTCAAGAGCTCGCGATGGGACACCTTTTCAGAGGAAGAGAGAGTAGAGGTTGGGTGTGAGGAGGTATGCCAACCTAACAGCGATGTTGGTTCGGCAGAGAATGAGGGCTCACTGCAGAGTGAAGAAGTAAAGGAAACTGATGGTGGAGAAGAGAAGGACGGGTCTGCAAATGGTGGGACAGATTCGGGAGTCACAAGTGAAGGGGAAAATGGAACAGTTGGTCATGGAGAAATTGAGCCTTCACAGTGA
- the LOC141878887 gene encoding sterol regulatory element-binding protein 1-like translates to MMEAKMADSSADGWPSFLGDPMPALDPNFNNHRGINEAMIGDFDDGFLDYLWGQAASNPDPNGSSHGIHVKTEPPHTILSPPITPPESMVTDEDSSTSLTLANYLSKPSMGQEQSVLSAFHPETVSIKQEAFNTNQVPAYSGQERTTAVQQLISFLQRQKTQQELQGIHNKSLEQLLQEPSILAPLSQPSSAVPQSPTVTQQVQQTPQSTPQLLQMLLEQQQQQQQQQQKQPIQPKPQISTPQQPQFSPTTTTTQPASNQNAVLQQLLQHLGVLPTQQNNTSSNPQQMVMLEEQTSPQQQVPSPGSESSQCSTPCSPHQPSSPASPIQANVQSVNQQTHFHSQVVQSDAPTTVVGTLDLSQSTLQPTLTQGPNGVLTATIPIVLDPNKIPISRLASSKGPSGAKTEKRSAHNLIEKRYRTSINDKIVELKDLVCGQDTKMNKAGVLRKAIEMIQRLQNENGRLKQENVTLKMEQQKRDTILELIKKQKKQQIGESDIAEATSMSNSKTGEIEEVSTGTKIIPNPLTPLSPDASSKEKTHIKLEQLPVNSCGMLDRTRVALFAFMFAFMFVNPLSYVFPQLDKGLIFSNSLEPARSQKSGRTLNSFDDGTVFSEDNWLLGVALFAAKWFLHALVVLTVLVRVFVFGEPVTRPHSNNAVLFWRQRNQADEDQAKGDTISASRHLQICLRALKRPLPVSKLDVACGLIWQVMRHVLHRLWIGAWFSSLAGGIRLRGKSNNVKEHAKLSAKDAALVYHKLHQLSLTGHMSVDGWRSSFLGLAAMNLAESADKLVGTQVLAEIYVLAAIQIRTSFPEGLHFIARYFLSRAQASYAAHGTAAPASLQWLFQPKGHRFFVSSRWSCTGGDSMWASVSNNVDPIAHVRQAFRERLLRYALSSIVLPSASDDDTKGDQSVRDALLYLHMLNECACDDQVSKWWVAVGMVAVNWLGGEDEAAERYYSTVESVPKSLWNAEDPVANSRNPLAKAILRAYLAKKQVLNGDLSASTIDDCAQLCKKSGIHLAESINLGSSLHHSSTGRLHQLAQLLCCDWLLSTRKDIWEFSQEPHSLTPVDPVELRAFQNDLESLKKLAHSIPAALPRLYLYEAVARLMAGANPTETHHLLQRSTLRQRVVTSCHHKGNHQEDAGDESESSCVTGEREKAAALMMACRHLPLPFLSGPCQRKKMLVEAATSLEKIGDKRALQECQQLLLQLNSVTAVE, encoded by the exons ATGATGGAAGCCAAAATGGCGGACTCCTCAGCGGATGGTTGGCCTTCTTTTCTGGGTGACCCAATGCCGGCTTTGGACCCAAATTTCAACAACCATAGGGGAATCAATGAAGCCATGATCGGTGATTTTGACG ATGGATTTCTTGACTACCTTTGGGGACAAGCTGCATCCAACCCAGACCCTAATGGCTCGTCGCATGGAATCCATGTTAAAACTGAACCTCCACATACCATTTTGTCACCTCCAATCACACCTCCAGAATCCATGGTAACAGATGAAGACTCCTCAACATCTCTTACCCTGGCTAATTATCTCTCGAAACCCTCCATGGGACAAGAACAATCAGTGCTTTCTGCATTTCACCCCGAGACAGTGAGCATAAAACAGGAGGCATTCAACACAAATCAG GTACCTGCCTATTCTGGTCAAGAAAGGACAACAGCTGTCCAGCAGCTGATCAGCTTTCTTCAGCGACAGAAGACACAACAGGAACTACAAGGAATACATAACAAAAGTCTGGAGCAGCTGCTACAGGAACCTTCAATACTTGCTCCATTGTCACAGCCAAGCTCTGCTGTCCCTCAGTCACCAACTGTGACACAGCAG GTTCAACAGACTCCACAAAGCACCCCTCAGTTGTTGCAAATGTTActggaacaacaacaacagcagcagcagcagcagcagaaACAGCCAATTCAACCCAAACCCCAAATCTCAACTCCACAGCAACCCCAGTTCTCACcgactaccactaccactcaACCTGCATCAAATCAGAATGCTGTACTCCAACAGCTGCTGCAGCATCTAGGTGTGTTGCCAACCCAACAGAACAATACCTCATCAAATCCACAACAGATGGTGATGCTGGAGGAACAAACCTCCCCACAGCAACAAGTTCCATCACCTGGGTCGGAATCGTCGCAGTGTTCCACACCTTGTTCTCCTCACCAACCAAGCTCTCCTGCATCTCCGATTCAGGCAAATGTTCAGTCTGTCAATCAACAA ACTCATTTTCATTCTCAAGTTGTGCAGTCGGACGCACCCACTACTGTAGTTGGGACGTTAGATCTGAGTCAGTCCACACTCCAGCCAACGCTCACACAGGGACCAAATGGTGTTCTGACAGCAACCATTCCCATTGTATTGGACCCCAACAAGATTCCTATAAGTCGCTTAGCAAGTTCCAAAGGGCCATCTGGGGCCAAAACTGAAAAGCGTTCTGCTCACAATCTCATTGAGAAACGTTACCGTACCAGCATAAATGACAAGATTGTAGAGCTGAAAGATCTTGTTTGTGGACAAGATACCAAG ATGAATAAAGCTGGCGTTCTGAGAAAAGCAATTGAGATGATTCAAAGGCTTCAGAATGAAAATGGACGTCTCAAACAGGAGAATGTTACATTGAAAATGGAGCAGCAGAAGAGAG ATACCATATTAGAGCTTATCAAGAAGCAGAAAAAACAGCAGATTGGCGAGAGTGATATCGCTGAAGCAACGTCCATGTCCAATAGCAAAACGGGTGAGATTGAGGAGGTCAGCACGGGTACAAAAATCATACCAAATCCCTTGACTCCACTCTCGCCAGATGCGTCATCCAAGGAAAAGACTCACATCAAACTAGAACAACTTCCTGTCAACAGTTGTGGAATGCTGGATCGTACTCGCGTGGCATTGTTTGCCTTCATGTTTGCGTTCATGTTTGTCAACCCGCTGAGTTATGTGTTTCCTCAGCTGGATAAAG GTCTGATTTTCTCCAATTCGTTGGAGCCTGCAAGGTCTCAGAAGAGTGGAAGAACCTTGAATTCCTTTGATGATGGCACTGTTTTCTCAGAAGACAACTGGCTCTTGGGCGTGGCCCTTTTTGCAGCCAAATGGTTCCTCCACGCCTTAGTAGTCCTGACCGTGTTGGTTCGTGTATTTGTTTTTGGTGAACCTGTGACACGACCCCATTCCAACAATGCTGTTCTGTTCTGGCGTCAAAGGAACCAAGCTGATGAAGATCAGGCCAAG GGTGATACCATCTCTGCCTCAAGACACTTGCAGATCTGCCTCAGAGCTCTGAAACGCCCTCTTCCTGTTTCAAAGCTTGATGTGGCCTGTGGACTGATCTGGCAGGTGATGCGCCATGTTCTTCATCGCTTGTGGATTGGCGCCTGGTTTTCATCTCTTGCCGGCGGAATAAGGCTGAGAGGCAAAAGCAACAATGTCAAAGAACATGCAAAGTTGTCAGCAAAGGATGCCGCTTTAGTGTATCACAAGCTGCATCAGCTGAGCCTTACAG gTCATATGTCTGTTGATGGATGGCGGTCTTCATTCCTTGGTTTAGCTGCCATGAATCTGGCAGAGTCCGCTGACAAACTCGTCGGGACTCAAGTTTTGGCGGAAATCTATGTGTTAGCCGCCATACAGATACGTACGTCGTTTCCCGAAGGCCTTCACTTCATTGCT agatactTTCTGAGTCGTGCACAGGCCTCCTATGCTGCTCATGGCACAGCAGCCCCAGCCTCATTACAATGGCTATTCCAGCCGAAGGGACATCGCTTTTTCGTCAGCAGCCGGTGGTCATGCACGGGTGGAGACAGCATGTGGGCGAGTGTCAGTAATAATG TTGATCCCATTGCGCATGTGCGTCAAGCTTTTCGCGAACGTCTTCTCCGCTACGCACTGTCCTCCATTGTGTTACCAAGCGCCTCAGATGACGACACGAAGGGTGACCAGAGTGTCCGTGATGCCTTGCTCTACCTGCACATGCTCAATGAGTGTGCTTGCGATGATCAAGTCTCCAAATGGTGGGTTGCAGTAGGAATGGTGGCTGTTAATTGGCTGGGAGGCGAGGATGAGGCCGCCGAGAGATACTACAGCACAGTAGAGAGTGTTCCCAAGAGCCTGTGGAATGCTGA AGATCCGGTCGCAAACTCCAGGAACCCCTTGGCTAAAGCCATTTTGAGAGCCTATCTAGCCAAAAAACAAGTGCTGAACGGTGACCTATCGGCCAGCACAATCGACGATTGCGCACAGCTCTGCAAGAAGTCGGGCATTCATTTGGCTGAAAGCATCAATCTAGGCTCGTCCCTGCATCACTCAAGCACAGGTCGACTACACCAATTGGCTCAGCTACtgtgctgtgattggttacTGAGTACTCGCAAAGATATCTGGGAATTTTCGCAGGAGCCCCACTCTCTTACTCCAGTTGACCCAGTGGAACTGCGCGCGTTTCAGAATGACTTGGAGAGCCTAAAGAAACTCGCTCACAGCATACCAGCTGCTCTCCCCAGG CTGTATTTGTACGAGGCTGTGGCACGCCTAATGGCAGGAGCAAACCCCACGGAGACACACCATCTCCTGCAAAGAAGCACGCTGCGGCAACGAGTCGTGACTTCTTGTCACCACAAAGGAAATCATCAAGAAGACGCAG GGGATGAATCAGAGAGCAGCTGTGTAACTGGCGAGCGAGAAAAAGCTGCGGCTCTCATGATGGCTTGCCGCCATTTGCCATTACCCTTCCTGTCGGGACCATGTCAGCGAAAGAAGATGCTGGTTGAAGCTGCAACTTCACTCGAGAAAATCGGAGACAAACGAGCCCTGCAAGAATGTCAACAGCTTTTACTTCAGCTGAACTCAGTGACAGCTGTTGAATAA